In a single window of the Acyrthosiphon pisum isolate AL4f chromosome X, pea_aphid_22Mar2018_4r6ur, whole genome shotgun sequence genome:
- the LOC100574061 gene encoding uncharacterized protein LOC100574061 produces the protein MMRRVKNRKNRKRTLKKQRRSAKNCKHLTVKSKTAAMNINKPNSSVVDEIEDNNDNSLSTDELKSIKTVSSKVTVPNITNYEIIDLTYIVDGDSTFENSSTINHKKSALNINNDNIIDITDINITSNTQEDVHKQFSSDTMLFDGDDDDVQIIDVPTCVQNKSIELVTILDDSDIPNTSNRKSVKKPNSFKSVHGRLGIPTTGTFKSSYISPLRNLKRKLEEENITKLNSLGDNSGGFIIDTQKMPSKSQNFITLEKKPVKKFKPQVSSTGTTSRTKRKLRPIIIDGLNIGFAHGSGTFSAKGIELCIQYFTDLGHKDVIVFIPQHRQGPPGSTSNTILNNLVKKRQVCFTPSRKVQNTRMTCHDDRIILNYAHKCDGVVISNDNYRDLYDESDAFKDIIENRQVMVTFVKDDIIVPEDQYNRRLTIRTLSDILCFPE, from the exons ATGATGAGAAGAGTAAAGAATAGGAAGAATAGGaaaagaacattaaaaaaacagcGTCGGTCTGCTAAAAATTGTAAGCATTTGACTGTAAAATCCAAAACGGCAGCTATGAACATTAATAAACCAAATTCCAGTGTGGTTGATGAAATAGAGGATAACAACGACAATTCACTTTCTACTGATgaacttaaaagtataaaaacggTTTCTTCCAAAGTAACAGTACCAaacattacaaattatgaaattatagatCTTACTTATATTGTTGATGGTGATAGTACATTTGAAAACTCCTCCactattaatcataaaaaatctGCCCTAAAcatcaataatgataatataatagatattaccGATATTAATATCACAAGCAATACACAGGAAGATGtccataaacaattttcaagtGATACAATGTTGTTTGATGGAGATGATGATGATGTCCAAATTATTGATGTTCCTACttgtgttcaaaataaatctattgaACTTGTTACTATATTAGACGACAGTGACATACCAAATACATCAAATCGAAAATCTGTGAAAAAACCAAATAGTTTTAAATCTGTGCACGGACGTCTAGGTATTCCTACAACAGGCACATTTAAAAGCTCATATATTAGTCCTTTACGTAACCTTAAAAGGAAATTGGAAGAGGAAAATATAACTAAACTGAATTCTTTGGGTGACAACTCAGGaggatttattattgatacacaAAAAATGCCTTCTAAATCACAGAATTTTATTACGTTAGAAAAAAAACCTGTTAAGAAGTTCAAGCCACAAGTATCTTCAACAGGTACGACATCTAGAACCAAAAGAAAACTACGACCAATCATCATTGATGGTTTAAATATTGGATTTGC acatGGTTCAGGAACATTTTCGGCAAAAGGAATcgaattatgtatacaatatttcacTGATCTAGGACATAAGGATGTTATAGTATTCATTCCACAACATCGACAGGGACCACCTGGGTCTACATCAAACacaatcttaaataatttagttaaaaaaaggCAAGTTTGTTTTACACCAAGCAGAAAAGTCCAAAACACAAGGATGACATGTCATGATGACCG aatTATACTCAACTATGCCCATAAATGTGACGGAGTGGTTATTTCAAATGACAACTATAGAGATTTATATGATGAAAGTGATGCATTCAAAGATATCATtgaaaatag ACAAGTAATGGTGACATTTGTCAAGGATGACATAATCGTTCCAGAAGACCAATACAATCGAAGATTAACTATTCGGACTCTTTCAGATATTTTGTGTTTTCCAGAATAA
- the LOC100163922 gene encoding F-box-like/WD repeat-containing protein TBL1X, giving the protein MELDSSIEIPAEKTTILRGRDSEVFMCAWNPTNDLLAAGSRNTARIWDMTDSSSCPSQLKLKHCIQKGRTKISSNIDVSSLSWNSAGTLLATGSFDGYGRIWMTDGRISSILDQHKGPIICSIWNKSGDYILSAGIDKTIIVWDAASGQCKQKFAFYTEPPLDVDWGSNSSFASCGTDKCIHVCHLGVDRPVKSFQGHTDAVNAIKWDPQGNLLASGSDDMTLKIWSMKQDTCVLDLQAHKKEIYTIKWSPTGPRTANPNMNLILASASCDSTVGLWDVERGACIHTMTKHTEPIYNIAFSPDGKFLASGSLDKCVHIWSTQSHQLINSFKGTGRIFDVFWNSKGDKVGASAYDGSVFVLDLRKL; this is encoded by the exons ATGGAACTAGATAGCAGTATTGAAATACCTGCTGAAAAAACTACTATTCTTAGGGGTCGTGACTCTGAAGTTTTTATGTGTGCGTGGAATCCAACCAATGATTTGCTTGCTGCTGG atcaAGAAATACAGCGCGTATTTGGGATATGACTGACAGTTCGAGTTGCCCTTCTCAACTTAAATTGAAACATTGTATTCAAAAAGGAAGAACTAAAATATCCAGTAATATAGATGTTTCTTCCCTTAGTTGGAAT TCTGCTGGAACATTATTAGCCACTGGTTCATTTGATGGTTATGGTCGAATTTGGATGACAGATGGCAGAATATCAAGCATTCTTGATCAACATAAGGGTccaattatttgttcaatatgGAATAAAAGTGGAGATTATATACTCAGTGCCGGAATcgataag ACTATTATTGTTTGGGATGCTGCTTCAGGCCAGTGCAAACAGAAATTTGCATTCTATACAGAACCACCATTGGATGTAGATTGGGGATCAAACAGTAGTTTTGCATCATGCGGTACTGATAAATGTATACACGTTTGTCATTTAGGTGTTGATCGACCAGTAAAATCTTTCCAAGGGCATACA gaTGCTGTTAATGCTATTAAATGGGATCCTCAAGGAAATCTATTAGCTTCTGGTTCAGATGACATGACTTTGAAGATATGGTCTATGAAACAAGATACCTGTGTACTTGACTTACAAGcacataaaaaagaaatatatacaataaaatggaGTCCAACTGGTCCAAGAACTGCTAATCCAAACATGAATCTAATACTTGCTAG TGCATCATGTGATTCAACTGTAGGATTGTGGGATGTTGAGCGAGGTGCATGCATACATACTATGACCAAGCATACTGAACCTATCTACAACATAGCCTTCTCACCTGATGGAAAGTTTTTGGCATCTGGCAGTTTAGATAAATGTGTTCACATTTGGTCAAcacaa agtcatcaattaattaatagtttcaaAGGAACGGGTCGTATTTTTGATGTTTTCTGGAATTCCAAGGGTGATAAAGTTGGGGCAAGTGCATATGATGGAAGT gtaTTTGTATTGGATCTACGAAAACTCTAA